The Setaria italica strain Yugu1 chromosome IX, Setaria_italica_v2.0, whole genome shotgun sequence genome has a window encoding:
- the LOC101786995 gene encoding uncharacterized protein LOC101786995 yields MARRPRRFWLLGGSGAGAWSAGQGVPPPEAAGERAVGVSNEAYTVSFRMLTYGVAADATDDYIRIGESTAIESLRRVVSAVVEIFGDEYLRSPNEDDTARLLAIGESRGFPDKDLWIWHAFFGMPSSHNDINVLHRSSLFARLAEGQAPKVNYTINNNEYTMGYYLADGIYPSWATIVKSIPEPQGNKKKYFATAQEACRKDVERAFGVLQSRFAIVRGAARFWDQDTIGQIMRACVIMHNMIVEDERDEGDDLNYDGVGEKVNISHDETPELEEFIKNYRNIRDKDIHNQLQDDLIEHLWQHHPDLYK; encoded by the exons ATGGCCAGGAGGCCGCGGAGGTTCTGGTTGCTGGGAGGGAGCGGCGCTGGAGCTTGGTCGGCGGGGCagggcgtgccgccgccggaggcggcaggggaGCGAGCTGTGGGG GTTTCGAATGAGGCGTACACTGTTT CATTTCGGATGTTAACTTATGGAGTAGCAGCTGATGCTACAGATGATTATATCCGTATTGGTGAGAGTACTGCTATTGAGAGTCTGAGAAGGGTTGTCAGTGCTGTTGTTGAGATTTTTGGAGATGAGTACTTGAGATCACCTAATGAAGATGATACTGCTAGATTACTTGCCATTGGAGAGAGTAGAGGTTTTCCTG ATAAAGATCTTTGGATTTGGCATGCTTTCTTTGGGATGCCTAGTTCCCACAACGACATCAACGTTTTGCACCGGTCTTCTTTATTCGCACGGCTAGCTGAAGGTCAAGCTCCAAAGGTGAATTATACCATTAATAATAATGAATATACAATGGgttattatcttgctgatggcataTACCCCTCGTGGGCTACAATTGTGAAGAGTATACCTGAACCACAAGGtaacaagaagaaatattttgcaaCTGCCCAAGAAGCTTGTAGGAAGGACGTGGAACGAGCATTTGGAGTTTTACAGTCTCGTTTCGCTATCGTTAGGGGGGCAGCTCGATTTTGGGATCAAGACACCATCGGACAAATCATGAGGGCTTGTGTCATTATGCACAACATGATAGTTGAGGATGAGCGCGATGAGGGAGATGATTTAAATTATGATGGGGTGGGAGAAAAGGTGAATATTTCTCACGATGAAACACCTGAACTTGAGGAGTTTATTAAAAATTACAGGAACATAAGGGACAAAGATATTCACAATCAGCTTCAAGATGACCTCATTGAGCACCTGTGGCAACATCATCCAGACCTCTACAAATGA
- the LOC101781340 gene encoding dormancy-associated protein homolog 3: MGLLDKLWDDTVAGPRPDTGLGRLRKQPARPAAVKINDPAGDATAFVPPSPASGSEETPVKVTRSIMIKRPAGYPSSPRSAASTPPASPLGTTPPISPFAGAGGRFRRKSSSDAYERASPPGTTSHPPPFEV; the protein is encoded by the exons ATGGGCCTCCTCGACAAGCTGTGGGACGACACCGTCGCGGGGCCCCGCCCGGACACCGGGCTCGGCCGCCTCCGCAAGCAGcccgcgcgccccgccgccgtcaaGATCAATG ATCCGGCAGGGGACGCCACGGCGTTCgtcccgccgtcgccggcgtcgggcAGCGAGGAGACGCCCGTGAAGGTGACGCGCAGCATCATGATCAAGCGCCCCGCGGGGTACCCGTCGTCGCCGAGGAGCGCGGCCagcacgccgccggcctcgccgctggGGACCACCCCGCCCATCTCGCCgttcgccggcgccg GTGGTCGCTTCAGAAGGAAATCATCATCTGATGCATATGAGAGGGCATCCCCGCCAGGGACGACCAGCCACCCTCCTCCCTTTGAAGTGTGA
- the LOC101786603 gene encoding uncharacterized protein LOC101786603 — MPPPELTDDLIDEILLRFPPEEPELLVHAALVCKRWFRLISDPRFRRRFRELHRAAPMLGFLCTDYRISRFVPTSSAPLPHAIPGSWRAVDARHGRVLLNTAASWNDFWSGCSGDDLVVWDPITGCRHRLPKLPEHMYPHLDRGGAMCRGGGRL, encoded by the coding sequence atgccgccgccggagctgacGGATGATCTCATCGACGAGATCCTCCTCCGATTCCCCCCGGAAGAGCCCGAGCTCCTCGTTCACGCTGCCCTCGTCTGCAAGCGCTGGTTCCGCCTCATCTCCGACCCCCGCTTCCGCCGCAGGTTCCGGGAGCTCCACCGCGCGGCCCCGATGCTGGGGTTCCTCTGCACCGACTACAGGATTTCCCGCTTCGTGCCCACCTCCTCTGCGCCCCTGCCCCACGCCATCCCCGGCAGTTGGCGCGCCGTCGACGcgcgccacggccgcgtcctcctcaACACCGCGGCTTCCTGGAATGATTTCTGGTCCGGCTGTTCGGGGGACGACCTCGTCGTCTGGGACCCCATCACGGGCTGCCGCCACCGGCTTCCCAAGCTGCCGGAGCACATGTACCCGCACCTGGACCGCGGCGGTGCTATGTGCCGCGGTGGAGGGCGGCTGTGA